Proteins found in one Geomonas subterranea genomic segment:
- the msrA gene encoding peptide-methionine (S)-S-oxide reductase MsrA, which produces MKNSATGTATQTAIFAGGCFWCMEPVFDKMPGVLSVLPGYTGGSTPNPSYREVCEGETGHVEAVRIIFDPAQVSYRELLQVFWRNIDPTTKNRQFCDYGSQYQTAIFYLDEEQKRQAEETRDEAGRANLAGAAVVTEIRPASEFYPAEEYHRQYYKKEPYHYQRYHDGCGRNWRLKELWGRETE; this is translated from the coding sequence ATGAAAAACAGTGCCACCGGAACCGCCACCCAAACCGCCATCTTCGCCGGTGGCTGCTTCTGGTGCATGGAGCCGGTCTTCGACAAGATGCCCGGGGTGCTCTCGGTGCTCCCCGGGTACACCGGCGGCAGCACGCCGAACCCCAGTTACCGCGAGGTCTGCGAGGGGGAAACAGGCCACGTCGAGGCGGTGCGAATCATCTTCGACCCGGCACAGGTGAGCTACCGTGAGCTGCTGCAAGTTTTCTGGCGCAACATCGACCCCACCACCAAAAACCGCCAGTTTTGCGACTACGGCAGCCAGTACCAGACCGCCATCTTCTACCTGGACGAGGAACAGAAACGGCAGGCGGAGGAGACACGCGACGAAGCGGGGCGCGCAAACCTCGCGGGTGCCGCCGTTGTCACCGAAATCCGGCCGGCTTCGGAATTCTACCCGGCCGAGGAGTACCACCGCCAGTACTACAAGAAGGAGCCCTACCATTACCAGCGCTACCACGACGGGTGCGGCCGCAATTGGAGATTGAAGGAGCTGTGGGGGAGGGAGACGGAGTAG
- a CDS encoding hybrid sensor histidine kinase/response regulator, whose translation MRAASKQNQRREINKIVGVYALFGSAWIYLSGYALIWLVSDRHIAEQIEVYKGLMFIMVTSALLYQLIWRFARRLAESVTKLEESEARFQAIYHSVNDALFIHDAATGALVDVNRTMCEMFGYTPEEARGLTVGDLSLGEPPYTEEDALLLLKMAASGPPMTVRWRSRKKDGSLFWSEVSLRRADIGGSDRIIVLVRDVTARQEIEEALRQNEEILQVLMEEMPAGVGWADESGRIQYLNSYVNDWLGYVSGDHPTLEELMERALPDRAYRDQVLALWREEIGTTPESGVPVTPQEAKISCVDGSSKHIILNTRLVHHRILFTLTDITKWEAMQQEVLKAQKLESLGVLAGGIAHDFNNILTGILGNLSFAELLLDPDHPAQGAVKNAGKASQRAAELAHQLLTFSKGGQPIKKVIPLGKLLQESLSLSLHGTKVQTRLNIQEDLHAIEADEGQMNQAFSNVVINACQAMPGGGVLTVNAENAPLHANNELGLPAGNYVKVSFIDQGCGIPYEDQKFIFDPYYSTKPGGSGLGLASVHSIVIKHGGRVEVASTPGAGTTLTFYLPSVGEAAPEEAPQQPERPGKPGEGTVLVMDDEEAIRTLTRDMLQYLGYQVVTCADGEEAVRLYREAAQQGKPFAVAIMDLTIPAGMGGKEAAQQILALDPGARLIVSSGYSNDPVMAEHADYGFCAAVVKPYRCDELQQALERVLSRH comes from the coding sequence ATGCGGGCAGCATCGAAACAAAACCAAAGACGCGAGATCAACAAGATCGTCGGGGTCTACGCCCTTTTCGGCAGCGCCTGGATCTATCTCTCCGGCTACGCCCTGATCTGGCTGGTTTCCGACCGCCACATCGCGGAGCAGATCGAGGTCTACAAGGGGCTCATGTTCATCATGGTCACCTCCGCGCTGCTCTACCAGCTCATCTGGCGTTTCGCGCGGCGGCTGGCGGAGTCGGTGACCAAGCTCGAGGAGAGCGAGGCGCGCTTCCAGGCCATCTACCACAGCGTCAACGACGCGCTTTTCATCCATGACGCCGCCACCGGCGCGCTGGTCGACGTGAACCGCACCATGTGCGAGATGTTCGGCTATACCCCGGAGGAGGCCCGGGGGCTCACCGTCGGGGACTTGAGCCTGGGGGAGCCCCCCTACACCGAGGAGGACGCGCTCCTTCTTTTAAAAATGGCGGCGTCGGGTCCCCCGATGACGGTGCGGTGGCGCAGCAGGAAAAAGGATGGGTCGCTGTTCTGGTCCGAGGTGAGTCTGCGCCGGGCCGACATCGGCGGCAGCGACCGCATCATCGTCCTGGTGCGCGACGTCACGGCGCGCCAGGAGATCGAGGAGGCGCTGCGGCAAAACGAGGAGATCCTCCAGGTCCTGATGGAGGAGATGCCGGCAGGGGTGGGATGGGCCGACGAGAGCGGCAGGATCCAGTACCTCAACAGCTACGTCAACGACTGGCTGGGCTATGTCTCCGGGGATCACCCGACCCTGGAAGAGCTGATGGAACGCGCCCTTCCCGATCGCGCCTACCGGGACCAGGTCCTGGCGCTCTGGCGCGAAGAGATCGGCACAACGCCGGAGAGCGGCGTCCCGGTCACTCCGCAGGAGGCGAAGATCTCCTGCGTCGACGGCTCCTCCAAGCACATCATCCTGAACACCCGCCTGGTTCACCACCGCATACTGTTCACCCTGACCGACATCACCAAGTGGGAGGCGATGCAACAAGAAGTGCTGAAGGCCCAGAAGCTGGAATCGCTCGGGGTCCTCGCCGGCGGCATCGCCCACGACTTCAACAACATCCTCACCGGAATCCTGGGGAACCTCTCCTTCGCCGAACTGCTGCTCGACCCGGACCACCCGGCGCAGGGAGCGGTGAAGAACGCAGGGAAGGCGTCGCAGCGCGCCGCCGAACTGGCGCACCAACTGCTGACCTTCTCCAAGGGAGGACAGCCCATCAAGAAGGTGATCCCGCTGGGAAAGCTCCTGCAGGAATCCCTCTCCCTGTCCCTGCACGGCACCAAGGTGCAGACCCGGCTGAACATCCAGGAGGATCTGCACGCCATAGAGGCAGACGAAGGGCAGATGAACCAGGCCTTCAGCAACGTCGTCATCAACGCGTGCCAGGCGATGCCGGGAGGGGGGGTGCTGACCGTGAACGCGGAGAATGCACCCCTTCACGCCAACAACGAACTGGGGCTCCCCGCGGGGAACTACGTCAAGGTATCCTTCATCGACCAGGGGTGCGGCATTCCGTACGAGGATCAGAAGTTCATCTTCGATCCCTACTACAGCACCAAGCCCGGGGGGAGCGGACTGGGGCTCGCCTCGGTGCACTCCATCGTCATCAAACATGGCGGCAGGGTCGAGGTGGCTTCCACCCCCGGTGCAGGGACCACCCTCACCTTCTACCTCCCCTCCGTCGGTGAAGCCGCGCCGGAAGAGGCGCCGCAGCAGCCGGAACGTCCGGGGAAGCCGGGGGAAGGAACGGTGCTGGTCATGGACGACGAGGAGGCGATCAGGACGCTGACGCGGGACATGCTGCAGTACCTTGGATACCAGGTAGTGACCTGCGCCGACGGCGAGGAGGCGGTGCGGCTGTACCGTGAGGCGGCCCAGCAGGGGAAACCTTTCGCGGTCGCGATAATGGACCTCACCATTCCGGCCGGCATGGGTGGCAAGGAGGCGGCGCAGCAGATCCTGGCGCTGGATCCGGGCGCGAGGCTCATCGTCTCGAGCGGCTATTCCAACGATCCCGTCATGGCGGAACATGCCGACTACGGCTTCTGCGCCGCCGTGGTCAAGCCCTACCGCTGCGACGAACTGCAACAGGCATTGGAGCGGGTGCTGTCCAGGCACTGA
- the glgC gene encoding glucose-1-phosphate adenylyltransferase: protein MYAMSNVGNTIAMVLAGGKGERLSPLTIRRAKPSVMFGGKYKIIDFVLSNLFNSGIKKVYILTQYRAYSLNKHIRESWGKWTGLGEFFVAISPETSSENEEWFKGTADAILQYLRFVESSDADYVAIFGGDHIYKMDVSQMIDYHRRNRADLTVAALEVPVQDASRFGVFSVDDDYKITAFTEKPKHPESIPGRDTCFASMGNYIFSTKKLIEVLQEGKKMYEDLDFGKHVIPMMLEKKDKVFAYNFNDNIIPGMKAEEKGYWKDVGTIESYYEANMDLIHVSPQLNLYNYKWPILTNQGNLPPAKTVFDEEGRRGMNIDSYVCAGCITSGATVRRTILGPRCKVNSYSEVEDSILFENVTVGRHVKIKRTIIDKNVVIPDGTEIGYDHDEDLAKGYRVTESGIVVVSMAEAK from the coding sequence ATGTACGCAATGAGTAATGTAGGAAACACCATCGCCATGGTGCTTGCCGGCGGCAAGGGGGAGCGCCTCAGCCCCCTCACCATCAGAAGGGCCAAGCCGAGCGTCATGTTCGGCGGCAAATACAAGATCATCGACTTCGTCTTGAGCAACCTGTTCAACTCCGGGATCAAGAAGGTCTACATCCTGACCCAGTACCGCGCGTACTCCCTCAACAAGCACATCAGGGAGTCCTGGGGCAAATGGACCGGGCTGGGGGAGTTCTTCGTCGCCATCTCGCCCGAAACCAGCTCGGAGAACGAGGAGTGGTTCAAGGGAACGGCCGACGCCATCCTGCAGTACCTGCGTTTCGTCGAGTCCTCGGACGCGGACTACGTGGCCATCTTCGGCGGAGACCACATCTACAAGATGGACGTGAGCCAGATGATCGACTACCACCGCAGAAACCGGGCCGATTTGACCGTCGCCGCCCTCGAAGTACCGGTCCAGGATGCCAGCCGCTTCGGGGTCTTCTCGGTGGACGACGACTACAAGATCACCGCCTTCACCGAAAAGCCGAAGCACCCGGAGAGCATCCCGGGCAGGGACACCTGCTTCGCCTCCATGGGGAACTACATCTTCTCCACCAAGAAACTGATCGAGGTGCTTCAGGAAGGAAAGAAGATGTACGAGGACCTGGACTTCGGCAAGCACGTCATCCCGATGATGCTGGAGAAAAAGGACAAGGTGTTCGCCTACAACTTCAACGACAACATCATCCCGGGGATGAAGGCGGAGGAGAAAGGTTACTGGAAGGACGTCGGCACCATCGAGTCGTACTACGAGGCGAACATGGACCTGATCCACGTCTCGCCGCAGCTCAACCTGTACAACTACAAGTGGCCCATCCTGACCAACCAGGGGAACCTGCCGCCGGCGAAGACGGTGTTCGACGAGGAGGGAAGGCGCGGCATGAACATCGACTCCTACGTCTGCGCCGGCTGCATCACCAGCGGCGCCACGGTGCGCCGCACCATCCTCGGGCCGCGCTGCAAGGTGAACAGCTACAGCGAAGTGGAGGATTCCATCCTCTTCGAGAACGTCACCGTAGGGCGTCACGTTAAGATCAAGCGCACCATCATCGACAAGAACGTGGTCATCCCCGACGGCACCGAGATCGGCTATGACCACGATGAAGACCTCGCCAAGGGATACCGGGTCACCGAATCGGGCATCGTCGTGGTCTCGATGGCGGAAGCAAAGTAG
- a CDS encoding ChaN family lipoprotein: MLSIARLGQLAAALSLLTMTACSTPAAGRHVLGDPENPYPLQKAPEIGDIVHLPTGSLVTPQQMFDVVTDARVVYVGETHDNPAAHRLELDTLKAIEQRYPGKAALGMEMFVKSQQPVLDRWIAGELDEKAFLKASRWYDNWKMDFAYYRDLLLYAKEKHIPVIALNAEKELVQAVRTKPLEELTAEQKAQLPQMDLTDPYQRAQTESIFSGHNSHGKMAIDGFIRAQTLWDETMAESAVRYLTSPEGKERHLVVVAGGNHISYGFGIPRRVFRRLPTSYATIGGRELTVQRAEKPVMMDVTLPDFPSVPFDFLVNYAYEGLPKQGVLLGVMFEPDPKGRGLVVNTVVPESNAARAGVQKGDLLLSLDKEQLKESLDLVYAVKQKHVGDKSTLKLERKGEILDLEVLFKIGEAPKHGKP, translated from the coding sequence ATGCTATCCATCGCACGCCTGGGACAGCTTGCCGCTGCCCTCTCCCTGCTCACCATGACCGCCTGTTCGACGCCCGCAGCCGGCAGACACGTGCTCGGCGACCCTGAGAACCCGTACCCCCTGCAGAAGGCGCCGGAGATCGGCGACATCGTCCACCTCCCCACCGGGAGCCTGGTAACGCCGCAGCAGATGTTCGACGTCGTCACCGATGCCCGCGTGGTCTACGTCGGCGAGACCCACGACAACCCGGCAGCCCACCGCCTTGAGCTCGACACCCTGAAGGCGATAGAGCAGCGCTACCCCGGCAAGGCGGCCCTCGGGATGGAGATGTTCGTCAAGTCGCAGCAGCCGGTCCTGGACCGCTGGATCGCGGGGGAACTGGACGAGAAGGCGTTTCTTAAGGCGTCGCGCTGGTACGACAACTGGAAGATGGACTTCGCCTACTACCGGGACCTGCTCCTCTACGCCAAGGAGAAGCACATCCCGGTGATCGCGCTCAACGCCGAGAAGGAGCTGGTGCAGGCTGTGCGCACCAAGCCGCTCGAGGAACTCACCGCCGAGCAGAAGGCGCAGCTGCCGCAGATGGACCTCACCGACCCCTACCAGCGCGCCCAGACCGAAAGCATCTTCTCAGGGCACAACAGCCACGGCAAGATGGCCATCGACGGCTTCATCAGGGCCCAGACGCTGTGGGACGAAACCATGGCGGAATCCGCCGTACGCTACCTGACCAGCCCCGAAGGGAAGGAGCGCCATCTCGTGGTAGTCGCCGGCGGCAATCACATAAGCTACGGCTTCGGCATCCCGCGCCGCGTCTTCCGCCGTCTCCCCACGTCCTACGCCACCATCGGCGGTCGCGAGCTCACGGTGCAGCGCGCCGAAAAGCCGGTGATGATGGACGTGACGCTTCCGGACTTCCCGAGCGTCCCCTTCGATTTCCTGGTGAACTACGCCTACGAGGGGCTCCCCAAGCAGGGGGTACTGCTCGGCGTCATGTTCGAGCCCGACCCGAAGGGGCGAGGCCTGGTGGTAAACACGGTGGTCCCCGAGTCCAACGCCGCCCGGGCCGGGGTGCAGAAGGGGGACCTGCTGCTCTCACTGGACAAAGAACAGTTGAAAGAGAGCCTCGACCTGGTCTACGCGGTGAAGCAGAAGCATGTGGGGGACAAGTCCACGCTGAAGCTGGAGAGAAAGGGAGAGATTCTGGATCTCGAAGTGCTATTCAAGATAGGAGAGGCGCCTAAACACGGCAAGCCCTGA
- the leuB gene encoding 3-isopropylmalate dehydrogenase, with protein sequence MGQLFKVAVLPGDGIGPEVMAEALKVLDAIEKRHEVKFERTHANVGGAGIDLEGRALPETTVNICKAADAILFGSVGGPKWETLPPDEQPERGALLPLRKIFGLYANLRPAIIFPSLTSASSLKEEVIAGGFDILVIRELTGGIYFSQPKGIDGAGRDRVGVDTMRYSVPEIERIAHVAFQAAQKRGKKVCSIDKANVLSTSVLWREIVINIAKEYPDVELSHMYVDNAAMQLVRWPKQFDVILCENMFGDILSDEAAMLTGSLGMLPSASLAEGTFGMYEPSGGSAPDIAGQGIANPIAQILSAGMMLRYSFGMVEAADAIDNAVAKVLDQGYRTRDIYQEKAGEKLVNTKEIGDAIIANL encoded by the coding sequence ATGGGACAGCTTTTTAAAGTGGCGGTGCTGCCGGGTGACGGCATCGGCCCGGAGGTTATGGCGGAAGCGCTGAAGGTGCTGGACGCGATCGAGAAACGCCATGAAGTGAAATTCGAGCGTACCCACGCCAATGTCGGCGGCGCGGGGATCGACCTGGAAGGGCGTGCCCTCCCGGAGACTACAGTAAATATATGCAAGGCTGCTGACGCCATCCTGTTCGGCTCGGTGGGCGGTCCCAAGTGGGAAACCCTTCCCCCGGATGAGCAGCCCGAGCGTGGCGCCCTGCTGCCGCTTCGCAAGATCTTCGGCCTGTACGCCAACCTCCGTCCCGCCATCATCTTCCCGTCGCTGACCAGCGCCTCCTCCCTGAAGGAAGAGGTCATCGCGGGAGGTTTCGACATCCTGGTGATCCGCGAGCTGACCGGCGGTATCTACTTCTCGCAGCCCAAGGGGATCGACGGGGCGGGCCGCGACCGCGTCGGCGTGGACACCATGCGCTACAGCGTGCCGGAGATCGAGCGCATCGCGCACGTCGCGTTCCAGGCGGCACAAAAACGCGGCAAGAAGGTCTGCTCCATCGACAAGGCCAACGTCCTCTCCACCTCCGTGCTCTGGCGTGAGATCGTGATCAACATCGCCAAGGAGTACCCGGACGTCGAGCTTTCCCACATGTATGTGGACAACGCCGCGATGCAGCTGGTAAGGTGGCCCAAGCAGTTCGACGTGATCCTGTGCGAGAACATGTTCGGCGACATCCTCTCCGACGAGGCGGCCATGCTGACCGGCTCCCTGGGGATGCTCCCGTCCGCGTCGCTGGCCGAGGGAACCTTCGGCATGTACGAGCCCTCCGGCGGCAGCGCCCCGGACATTGCAGGTCAGGGGATCGCCAACCCGATCGCCCAGATCCTTTCCGCCGGCATGATGCTGCGCTACTCCTTCGGCATGGTCGAGGCGGCCGACGCCATCGACAACGCCGTCGCCAAGGTCCTTGACCAGGGCTACCGCACCCGCGACATCTACCAGGAGAAGGCCGGCGAGAAGCTGGTCAACACGAAAGAGATCGGCGACGCCATCATCGCCAACCTGTAA
- the asd gene encoding aspartate-semialdehyde dehydrogenase → MKVGMVGWRGMVGSVLMQRMQEENDFAGVEPVFFTTSQVGQPAPLNAGTLKDASDINELKKLDVIITCQGGDYTKAIRPELKKAGWNGYWIDAASTLRMEDDAVIILDPINRNVIDAALSKGIKDYIGGNCTVSLMLMGLGGLFKAGVVEWLSSMTYQAASGAGAPNMRELLSQMGVLHGSVAAQLATPGSAILEIDKKVTATLRSAEMPTKEFGFPLAGSVLPWIDREVEDGQSREEWKGYAETNKILGAVNPIPVDGICVRVGAMRCHSQAITMKLTKDIPIAEIEDMIKNDNQWVKFIPNNKADSLAGLTPAAVSGSLTVPVGRVRKMKMGPQYLSAFTCGDQLLWGAAEPLRRMLQILKER, encoded by the coding sequence ATGAAAGTCGGAATGGTCGGTTGGCGTGGCATGGTTGGCTCGGTTCTCATGCAGCGCATGCAGGAAGAGAACGATTTCGCAGGTGTTGAGCCGGTATTCTTCACCACTTCGCAGGTGGGGCAGCCCGCTCCGCTGAACGCGGGGACGCTGAAGGATGCGTCGGACATCAACGAACTGAAGAAGCTGGACGTGATCATCACCTGCCAGGGGGGCGATTACACCAAGGCCATCCGCCCGGAACTGAAGAAGGCCGGCTGGAACGGCTACTGGATCGACGCGGCGAGCACCCTGCGCATGGAAGACGACGCGGTCATCATCCTCGACCCGATCAACCGCAACGTCATCGACGCGGCCCTCTCCAAGGGGATCAAGGACTACATCGGCGGCAACTGCACCGTGAGCCTCATGCTCATGGGGCTGGGCGGGCTCTTCAAGGCCGGCGTGGTTGAGTGGCTCTCCTCCATGACCTATCAGGCGGCCTCCGGCGCCGGGGCTCCCAACATGCGTGAGCTTCTCTCCCAGATGGGCGTCTTGCACGGCTCCGTGGCCGCGCAACTCGCCACCCCGGGCTCCGCGATCCTCGAGATCGACAAGAAGGTCACCGCCACCCTGAGAAGCGCCGAGATGCCGACCAAGGAGTTCGGCTTCCCGCTGGCCGGCAGCGTCCTTCCCTGGATCGACCGCGAGGTCGAGGACGGCCAGAGCCGCGAGGAGTGGAAAGGGTACGCCGAGACCAACAAGATCCTCGGCGCGGTGAACCCGATCCCGGTGGACGGCATCTGCGTCCGCGTGGGGGCGATGCGCTGCCACAGCCAGGCGATCACCATGAAGCTCACCAAGGACATCCCGATCGCCGAGATCGAGGACATGATCAAAAACGACAACCAGTGGGTGAAGTTCATCCCGAACAACAAGGCCGACTCCCTGGCGGGGCTCACCCCGGCAGCCGTTTCCGGGTCGCTGACCGTCCCGGTCGGCCGCGTTCGCAAGATGAAGATGGGGCCGCAGTACCTCTCCGCCTTCACCTGCGGCGATCAGCTCCTGTGGGGCGCCGCCGAGCCGCTGCGCCGCATGCTGCAGATTTTGAAGGAGCGTTAG